Proteins from a genomic interval of Clostridium sp. 'deep sea':
- a CDS encoding BlaI/MecI/CopY family transcriptional regulator gives MKKIKLFDAELRLMELIWQQQKQPVSAKQLSILANDEIGWNKNTTYTVIKKLVAKNAVKREEPNYICVPLISRDQVQLAETRDLINKLFEGSVKTFFSSFIKKENLTDDEISQLKDLIDKKL, from the coding sequence ATGAAAAAAATAAAATTATTTGATGCAGAATTAAGATTAATGGAATTAATATGGCAGCAGCAAAAACAGCCAGTAAGTGCTAAACAACTTAGTATATTGGCAAACGATGAAATAGGTTGGAATAAAAATACCACCTATACTGTTATAAAAAAGTTAGTAGCTAAAAATGCTGTAAAGCGTGAAGAACCCAACTATATATGTGTGCCTTTAATTTCACGAGACCAAGTTCAATTAGCTGAAACCCGTGATTTAATTAATAAACTATTTGAGGGCTCTGTAAAAACATTTTTTAGCTCATTTATAAAAAAAGAAAATTTAACTGATGATGAGATATCTCAGTTAAAAGACTTAATAGACAAAAAGCTTTAG